Proteins encoded by one window of Salmonirosea aquatica:
- a CDS encoding ATP-dependent helicase, with protein MNDYLSSLNEPQRQAVMHGEGPLMIIAGAGSGKTRVLTFRIAHLIENGVDPFRILSLTFTNKAAAEMRHRIETSVGYEARNIWMGTFHSVFAKILRIEARYLGYNSNFSIYDTDDSKSLLRSIIKEFNLDDKVYKANAVFNRISGAKNRLVSPDDYLNNSIIQADDNAARMPEIGRLYKAYSIRCFQANAMDFDDLLFNTNVLFRDFPEVLYKYQHKFQYVMVDEFQDTNVSQYLITRKLSAVHRNICVVGDDAQSIYAFRGANIENILNFEKDFPDVRTIKLEQNYRSTQTIVNTANSVIARNKAQLRKEVFTENDEGTLIEVVKANSDNEEGRLVATSIFEEKMQHGLRNNDFAILYRTNAQSRAFEEALRRLGIKYRIVGGLSFYQRKEIKDLLAYLRFIVNQQDEEAFKRIINLPKRGIGDTTVAKIAVTAAENQVAIWDVVSNIHQYVSGRATAPVESFSTLIKSFMLMIDQGRDAFEVATHVAKTSGILRELYEDKTVEGLSRYENVQELLNAIKEFVDNPENEDKTLGTFLQSVALLTNADEPDEDGDNDRITLMTIHSAKGLEFRNVYVVGLEEDLFPSQMMLESRQDLEEERRLFYVAITRAEQKLTFSYAESRYQWGRLKMCEPSRFLLEVDQRYLNTSKATRHIAEREVQPNPMGFLKNITKKTAPVQTAATAHTPSPDFTPSDTSGLVVGQRVEHPKFGFGVVSKLDVNGTDRKATVKFEGIGEKTLLLSFAKLRIME; from the coding sequence ATGAATGATTACTTATCGAGTCTGAACGAGCCCCAACGCCAGGCCGTCATGCACGGCGAAGGCCCCCTGATGATAATTGCCGGGGCTGGTTCAGGAAAAACGCGCGTACTTACGTTTCGAATTGCCCATCTGATTGAAAATGGCGTCGATCCATTTCGGATCCTGTCATTGACGTTTACGAATAAGGCTGCCGCTGAGATGCGCCACCGCATCGAAACCAGTGTGGGTTACGAAGCCCGGAACATATGGATGGGTACCTTTCACTCGGTATTTGCCAAAATCCTGCGGATCGAAGCCAGGTACCTGGGTTATAACAGTAATTTTTCCATTTACGATACCGACGACTCAAAGTCATTGCTACGCAGTATTATCAAGGAGTTCAACCTGGATGATAAAGTCTACAAGGCCAATGCTGTATTCAACCGCATTTCGGGCGCCAAGAACCGCTTGGTATCGCCGGACGATTATCTGAACAACAGCATAATCCAAGCTGATGACAATGCGGCTCGCATGCCCGAAATCGGCCGCTTATACAAAGCTTATAGCATACGCTGCTTTCAGGCCAATGCCATGGACTTCGATGATCTGCTGTTCAATACGAATGTCTTGTTTCGCGACTTTCCCGAAGTACTCTACAAGTACCAGCACAAGTTCCAGTATGTGATGGTCGACGAGTTTCAGGATACCAACGTCTCGCAGTACCTCATCACACGGAAACTCTCGGCCGTTCATCGCAACATCTGCGTAGTAGGCGATGATGCGCAGAGCATCTATGCATTTCGGGGAGCCAACATCGAAAATATCCTCAATTTCGAAAAGGACTTTCCTGATGTGCGCACCATCAAGCTGGAGCAGAACTACCGCTCCACCCAGACCATTGTCAACACAGCCAATTCGGTAATAGCGCGCAACAAAGCACAGCTGCGTAAGGAGGTTTTTACTGAAAATGACGAAGGTACCCTGATTGAGGTGGTGAAGGCCAACTCCGACAATGAAGAAGGAAGGCTAGTGGCTACCTCCATTTTTGAGGAGAAAATGCAGCACGGTCTGCGCAACAACGATTTTGCCATTCTGTACCGGACCAACGCCCAGTCGCGGGCTTTTGAAGAGGCCCTGCGGCGGCTGGGTATCAAGTACCGGATCGTGGGGGGCCTGTCGTTCTATCAACGAAAAGAAATTAAGGATTTGCTGGCGTACCTGCGTTTTATTGTCAACCAACAAGACGAGGAGGCCTTCAAGCGGATTATCAATCTGCCTAAGCGCGGAATCGGTGATACTACGGTTGCTAAAATTGCCGTAACGGCGGCGGAGAATCAGGTAGCGATCTGGGATGTGGTAAGTAATATCCACCAGTACGTCAGTGGGCGTGCCACGGCTCCGGTCGAATCATTCTCGACCTTGATCAAAAGCTTTATGCTTATGATCGATCAGGGCCGGGATGCCTTCGAGGTAGCTACGCACGTAGCCAAAACCTCGGGCATCCTGCGGGAACTCTACGAAGATAAAACCGTAGAGGGGCTGTCGCGCTACGAAAACGTGCAGGAATTGCTCAATGCCATCAAGGAGTTTGTCGATAATCCTGAAAATGAAGACAAAACCCTGGGTACCTTTCTACAATCCGTAGCGCTGCTCACCAATGCCGATGAACCCGATGAAGACGGCGACAATGACCGCATTACGCTGATGACCATTCACTCAGCCAAGGGATTGGAATTCAGGAATGTGTACGTAGTTGGTCTTGAGGAAGATCTTTTTCCCAGCCAGATGATGCTCGAAAGTCGGCAGGATCTGGAAGAAGAGCGGCGGTTGTTTTACGTAGCCATCACCCGGGCCGAGCAGAAACTTACTTTCTCCTACGCAGAAAGCCGTTACCAGTGGGGCCGCCTGAAAATGTGCGAACCGAGCCGTTTTCTGCTGGAGGTGGATCAAAGGTACCTTAATACCTCTAAAGCCACCCGTCACATTGCCGAGCGCGAAGTACAGCCCAACCCCATGGGCTTTCTGAAAAATATTACAAAGAAAACCGCTCCCGTACAGACGGCGGCCACGGCGCATACGCCCTCACCGGATTTTACGCCCAGTGACACTTCGGGTCTGGTCGTGGGGCAGCGGGTCGAACATCCTAAGTTCGGATTTGGGGTAGTAAGCAAGCTGGATGTTAACGGCACCGATCGTAAGGCAACGGTGAAATTTGAAGGGATAGGTGAAAAGACCCTATTACTGAGCTTTGCCAAACTGCGGATTATGGAGTAG
- a CDS encoding S24 family peptidase encodes MKEADNSIQDRLKQVFDALGITIYQIAKDLDENSSKFYNILSGRAKPSYDTIIGILNYYPQVRADFLLRGEGPVLNEGDYSNAHPTPQETAYVDVPFVPVKFHASFVESYSEGYRFQDLDSCRVSKDLVQNLREPVVLEVSGNSMSPQLVHGARVLAVPIDTGDWIYQSGGVFAVIYRDFFVVKRIRENDLLTKHYLTLHSDNPMGGSVTVPSNEIRGIWRVANIVSAPVE; translated from the coding sequence ATGAAAGAAGCTGACAACTCAATCCAAGACCGCCTCAAGCAGGTGTTTGATGCCTTGGGCATCACTATCTATCAGATAGCGAAGGATTTGGATGAAAATTCATCCAAATTCTATAATATCCTGAGCGGCCGGGCTAAGCCTTCTTATGACACGATCATCGGTATTCTTAACTATTATCCCCAGGTGAGGGCTGATTTCTTGCTCCGGGGCGAAGGGCCCGTGCTGAATGAGGGCGACTATTCCAATGCCCATCCAACTCCCCAGGAAACCGCCTACGTGGACGTACCTTTTGTGCCCGTAAAGTTTCACGCCAGTTTTGTGGAAAGTTACTCAGAAGGATACCGGTTTCAGGACTTGGATTCCTGTCGGGTTAGTAAAGACTTGGTTCAGAATCTGCGTGAGCCCGTCGTGCTCGAGGTGTCGGGCAATAGTATGAGCCCCCAACTGGTACATGGTGCGCGTGTGCTGGCGGTACCCATTGATACGGGCGACTGGATTTACCAGTCAGGTGGGGTATTTGCAGTGATTTACCGCGATTTTTTTGTGGTGAAGCGAATTCGGGAAAACGATCTTTTGACTAAACATTACCTCACACTCCATTCGGACAACCCTATGGGCGGGAGTGTCACGGTACCTTCCAACGAAATCCGGGGTATCTGGCGTGTGGCCAATATTGTGAGTGCGCCCGTAGAATAG